The Coriobacteriia bacterium genome includes a window with the following:
- a CDS encoding VWA domain-containing protein, translating into MTMQGLRHTSVALLLVGALATLPVLTASADQAGLDLSVHGIDADSYPLVTLEIGLPAEMLDREGLAHPEFEVTENGEAVWLARSSRLDPEASDVNIVLVMDTSRSMKGRPLEDAQQAARTFCADMGGRAPVALVAFSSEPEVVVPFTRDRDSLLRGVESLTAHGGTAVYDALVTSARILSVTREGRRVVVLLSDGGDTSSVRNLDMTVRALQDANAVVLSVALRSPDLNESALGTLASRTRGRSVSFADSGGLSDYYAGLAREFSSVYSVTYRSSEPHTKDIEVDIRAEAGGRHATAATVFPNPAYLQAVEWAGTGLSVPAAAPAYLVGSVSLAFGSVVILAFAGLLSLLGRRGRLDQLRYYDQLHGETGAPRDPERDLCARVVEAVGAVAGRRGFTQPIAQKLERAGVSLRPAEYITAHITTVVLLGWVVQMLSGDLTLSLVTIVLASVGPLALLDGKGRRRTAAFDAQLPDVLNLVAGGLRTGWGLQQALELVVNEGRPPASVEFKRVQIETRLGVPVEQSLQGVADRLGSRQFAWVVVAVAIQREVGGNLAEVLDNVARSVRDREALERQVEALTAEGKLSAIILTVLPFAVAGGLWLMSPTYMMTAIGSPLGAAMFTSAGLLLFVGVMWLRRVSRIEY; encoded by the coding sequence GTGACGATGCAGGGCCTTCGGCACACATCCGTGGCGCTCTTGTTGGTGGGAGCCCTGGCGACGCTTCCCGTGCTCACCGCCTCGGCGGACCAGGCAGGTCTCGACCTGAGCGTGCACGGCATCGACGCGGACTCGTACCCGCTGGTCACGCTCGAGATCGGGCTGCCCGCGGAGATGCTCGATCGCGAGGGTCTCGCGCATCCGGAGTTCGAGGTGACCGAGAACGGGGAGGCGGTCTGGCTGGCCAGGTCGTCACGCTTGGACCCGGAGGCCTCGGACGTGAACATCGTCCTGGTCATGGACACGAGCCGCAGCATGAAGGGCAGACCGCTCGAGGACGCGCAACAGGCTGCGAGGACGTTCTGCGCCGACATGGGCGGGCGCGCGCCCGTAGCGCTGGTAGCGTTCAGCTCCGAGCCGGAAGTCGTCGTGCCTTTCACGAGGGACCGGGACTCTCTCCTGCGGGGAGTCGAGTCGCTGACGGCACATGGCGGGACGGCCGTGTATGACGCACTGGTCACCTCGGCGCGGATCCTGTCCGTGACGCGGGAGGGGAGGCGTGTCGTCGTGCTGTTGTCCGACGGCGGGGACACGTCTAGCGTACGCAACCTCGATATGACGGTACGGGCACTGCAGGATGCGAACGCGGTGGTGCTCTCCGTGGCCCTGCGATCCCCCGACCTCAACGAGAGCGCTCTCGGCACTCTGGCCTCCCGGACGCGGGGCAGGAGCGTCTCGTTCGCGGACAGCGGCGGCCTCTCGGACTACTACGCGGGGCTGGCGCGCGAGTTCAGCAGCGTCTACTCGGTCACCTACAGGAGCTCGGAGCCCCATACGAAGGACATCGAGGTGGACATCCGTGCCGAGGCCGGCGGCAGGCATGCCACGGCCGCCACCGTGTTTCCCAACCCGGCGTACCTCCAGGCCGTGGAGTGGGCGGGCACGGGGCTTTCGGTCCCCGCCGCCGCCCCCGCCTACCTCGTCGGCTCCGTCTCGCTCGCGTTCGGCTCCGTCGTCATCCTGGCATTCGCCGGACTGTTGTCGCTCCTCGGAAGGCGGGGACGACTCGACCAGCTCCGATACTACGACCAACTGCACGGCGAGACCGGCGCACCTCGCGATCCGGAACGCGACCTGTGCGCGAGGGTCGTCGAGGCTGTGGGAGCGGTGGCGGGACGGCGCGGCTTCACCCAGCCCATAGCCCAGAAGCTCGAGAGGGCGGGCGTCTCCCTGAGGCCGGCCGAGTACATCACCGCTCACATCACAACGGTCGTGCTCCTCGGCTGGGTCGTCCAGATGCTTTCCGGCGATCTGACGCTGAGCCTCGTGACCATCGTGCTCGCCAGCGTCGGCCCGCTCGCGCTCCTGGATGGCAAGGGCCGAAGGCGGACGGCGGCGTTCGACGCCCAGCTGCCGGATGTCCTGAACCTGGTCGCCGGAGGCCTTCGGACCGGCTGGGGCCTGCAGCAGGCGCTCGAACTGGTGGTCAACGAGGGCAGGCCGCCCGCTTCCGTCGAGTTCAAGCGCGTGCAGATCGAGACGCGGCTGGGTGTGCCGGTCGAGCAGTCGCTCCAAGGGGTCGCGGACAGGCTCGGCAGCCGGCAGTTCGCCTGGGTCGTCGTGGCCGTCGCGATCCAGCGCGAAGTCGGGGGGAACCTCGCCGAGGTGCTCGACAACGTAGCGCGTTCCGTTCGCGACCGCGAGGCGCTGGAGCGCCAGGTCGAGGCGCTCACGGCCGAAGGCAAGCTCTCCGCGATCATCCTGACGGTCCTGCCGTTCGCGGTCGCGGGCGGGCTCTGGCTCATGAGCCCGACGTACATGATGACGGCGATCGGCAGCCCACTGGGAGCGGCGATGTTCACCAGCGCCGGGCTTCTGCTGTTCGTCGGCGTCATGTGGCTCAGGCGGGTATCGAGGATCGAGTACTGA
- a CDS encoding type II secretion system F family protein, with protein sequence MTVTIALVFAAAALFAYGGMSMVFGDEKLVARRLKGMTDYEMAQIREAEPVLQSFQERVLVPFGRGVHGLLQRVWPKEYWSRLSARVTIAGRPGGMGAESFFAVKLGTALLLPSLAAALIAFLPWSFGMKLLFLAVLAVLAYLSPNLWLSSVTRSRQDGIRRELPDMLDMLTISVEAGLGFDAALSKYVKNSDGALAREFGRALQEVQAGASRKEALKRLAERADVTPLSSFVSAMVQADVLGMSIANVLRVQSEEMRLRRRQHAERQAQKLPVKMIFPVILFILPATLIVVLGPAMIALMRLFGGNG encoded by the coding sequence ATGACTGTGACTATCGCGTTGGTGTTCGCGGCCGCGGCGCTCTTCGCGTACGGCGGCATGTCGATGGTCTTCGGCGACGAGAAGCTGGTCGCACGCCGCCTGAAGGGTATGACCGACTACGAGATGGCGCAGATACGGGAAGCCGAGCCGGTCCTGCAGTCGTTCCAGGAGCGCGTGCTGGTCCCGTTCGGCAGGGGCGTGCATGGCCTCCTCCAGCGTGTGTGGCCGAAGGAGTACTGGAGCCGCCTCTCCGCTCGGGTCACCATCGCGGGCAGGCCCGGCGGGATGGGCGCCGAGTCGTTCTTCGCCGTGAAGCTGGGCACGGCCCTGCTGCTGCCGTCGCTGGCCGCCGCCCTCATCGCGTTCCTCCCTTGGTCGTTCGGCATGAAGCTCCTGTTCCTCGCGGTGCTTGCGGTGCTCGCATACCTGTCGCCGAACCTGTGGCTCTCCTCCGTCACCCGTTCCCGCCAGGACGGGATCCGTCGCGAGTTGCCGGACATGCTGGACATGCTGACGATAAGCGTCGAGGCGGGTCTGGGTTTCGACGCCGCGCTGTCGAAGTACGTCAAGAACAGCGACGGCGCGCTCGCGCGCGAGTTCGGGAGGGCCCTGCAGGAGGTGCAGGCCGGAGCGTCGCGCAAGGAGGCGTTGAAGCGTCTGGCGGAGCGAGCTGACGTCACCCCCCTCAGCTCGTTCGTCTCGGCGATGGTCCAGGCCGACGTCCTCGGGATGAGCATCGCGAACGTCCTGCGCGTGCAATCGGAGGAGATGCGTCTGAGGAGGCGCCAGCACGCCGAGCGCCAGGCTCAGAAGCTGCCGGTGAAGATGATCTTCCCTGTCATCCTGTTCATCCTGCCCGCGACTCTGATCGTCGTGCTCGGCCCCGCGATGATCGC